Proteins from a genomic interval of Thermanaerothrix sp.:
- a CDS encoding arsenate reductase ArsC encodes MKDKIRVLFLCGRNTARSQMGEAFLRHIGGDVFDVWSAGLEPGDGVLPIVREVMGEVGIDMSDHYSKSAMELLEKGLEFDIVVTVCDAAMAGRCPDYPGVSKRLHWPFPDPAALEGSHEERLQGARKVRDMIRDAVIELMKEETEGRAKK; translated from the coding sequence ATGAAAGACAAGATAAGGGTCCTTTTTCTCTGTGGCCGCAATACCGCAAGAAGCCAGATGGGAGAGGCTTTCCTCCGGCACATTGGTGGGGATGTGTTTGACGTGTGGAGCGCCGGCCTTGAGCCTGGCGATGGAGTTCTTCCCATAGTAAGGGAGGTAATGGGCGAGGTGGGCATAGATATGTCCGACCATTACTCCAAAAGTGCCATGGAACTATTGGAAAAGGGGCTTGAGTTTGACATTGTCGTAACGGTATGTGATGCCGCCATGGCGGGGCGTTGTCCGGATTACCCTGGAGTTTCCAAGAGACTTCATTGGCCCTTCCCGGATCCTGCGGCCTTGGAAGGATCCCATGAAGAAAGGCTGCAGGGGGCCCGCAAGGTTAGGGATATGATAAGGGATGCGGTGATAGAGCTGATGAAAGAGGAGACGGAGGGCAGGGCCAAAAAATAA